The genomic interval AGCAAAGACTAAGCCCACTTCTCCACGGGGAATCATCCCTACACCAATCGCAAGTTTATTGATATCGGGGCGACCAAAGATGGTAAATCCAGCAATGACCTTCCCGATGATTGCCACGACAATTAGAAACGCTGCTAAGATTAGCCCCTCACGGTTGCTGGGAACAGTGGGGTTTAAAACGCCTAAATCAGTTTTTGCCCCAACACACACAAAAAATACCGGAACCAGGATATCCGCAACCGGGACGACTTGTTCTTCTAGTTCTTTGCGTTTTTCGGTTTCTGCCAATACCAATCCGGCTGCAAAAGCACCCAAAATTGCTTCTAGCTCAATCGCCGTCGCAATGTAAGCAAGAGCAAAGGCAAACACCAGTGCTGTTAGCAACAGCTCACCCCGAGTTTTCATTTCATTAACCATTCCCACCAGAAAGGGACTAATGAAACGTCCCAGAAGGATTGTTCCCACCAAGAACGCTCCGGCGCTGATAACTAAATAGATGATATTGCTGACTTCAATGTTTCCAGTTTTGATTAAACTGGCAACCACTGCTAAAACAATAATACCCAAAACATCATCAATTACAGCTGCCCCAATAATAATTTGTCCTTCCTTGGAATTTAACCGTCCTAATTCTGCGAGAACTTTTGCTGTAATGCCAATACTGGTTGCTGTTAAAGCGGCGCCAGCGAATACGGCCGGAATGGCCGGGACACCAAATCCGTAATATAAACCGGCTGTTCCGCCAACAAATGGGGCAATGACCCCTGTAACAGCAACGGCTGCTGCTTGGGGACCCACTTGTAAGAGTTCTTTCAGGTCCGATTCTAGGCCAATCTCAAATAGCAAAATCACCACTCCGAGTTCAGACAGGATGGTGATGACTTCTCCTTGGGCTTCAAAGACTGCTTCGGCTGCCCCAGGCTGGAGATCGGTCGTTTGTTGCAAAAACGCCATAATGAGAGAATCTTCAGCGGTTGCTCCGGTTTCAGGAAATACGAGTAACCCTAATACAGAAATACCAATCACTACGCCACCTACCAATTCTCCCAAGACAGGAGGTAAGTTAATGCGAGAGCAGAGTTCGCCGCCGATTTTACTGGCAATATAAATTGTCACTAAGCTGAGCAAGACGCTCGCTAAAATTAAGCTGCCATCCGCTTGCGCGGGTTCTTCTTCCGCTGTTGCAAGTAGTGATAAAGGGATAAAATCTGTGATTACAGGACTAGACGTTATTTGAGCAAAAATCATTCTTTAATTGGTTTACAGAATTTCTTTATACTTAACCATACAACAAGACTGGAGCTGACGATATCAGTTTCATCAATGTTTTAGGGGGCATTTTTTCGATACCAGTCAATTGTATTTTTTAAGCCTTGTTTAAATTCCGTTTGTGCCGTGAAACCAAAACGTTCTTTTGCGCGTTGGGTATCTAAACAGCGACGGGGTTGACCATTGGGTTTATCGGTTTGCCAAATAATTTCTCCTTGAAAGTCCATGAGTTCGCAAATTAATTCCACTAAGTCTTTAATGGCAACTTCTTGATTGGTTCCTAAATTAACCGGGTCAGGATCATCATAATATTGAGTTGCCATAACAATGCCATGAGCAGCGTCGGTTGAGTAAAGGAACTCTCGGGTGGGACTGCCATCTCCCCAAACTGGCAGTGTTTTTTCTCCTTTTTGTTGAGCCTCATGAACTTTCCGAATCAGAGCCGGAATCACGTGAGAACTTTCCGGGTTAAAGTTGTCTTCCGGTCCATACAAGTTGACGGGGAGGAGATAGATCCCATTCCAGCCATATTGCTGGCGGTAGGCTTGGAGTTGCACGAGCAGGGCTTTTTTGGCAATTCCATAAGGGGCATTGGTTTCTTCAGGATACCCATGCCAAAGATCATCTTCATGAAAGGGAACGGGCGTAAATTTCGGGTAGGCGCAAATCGTTCCCAC from Cyanobacteria bacterium GSL.Bin1 carries:
- a CDS encoding cation:proton antiporter, translated to MIFAQITSSPVITDFIPLSLLATAEEEPAQADGSLILASVLLSLVTIYIASKIGGELCSRINLPPVLGELVGGVVIGISVLGLLVFPETGATAEDSLIMAFLQQTTDLQPGAAEAVFEAQGEVITILSELGVVILLFEIGLESDLKELLQVGPQAAAVAVTGVIAPFVGGTAGLYYGFGVPAIPAVFAGAALTATSIGITAKVLAELGRLNSKEGQIIIGAAVIDDVLGIIVLAVVASLIKTGNIEVSNIIYLVISAGAFLVGTILLGRFISPFLVGMVNEMKTRGELLLTALVFAFALAYIATAIELEAILGAFAAGLVLAETEKRKELEEQVVPVADILVPVFFVCVGAKTDLGVLNPTVPSNREGLILAAFLIVVAIIGKVIAGFTIFGRPDINKLAIGVGMIPRGEVGLVFAGVGSASGALSPSTEAAIIVMVILTTFLAPPFLRVVFPEAAETEVETSKQEGS
- a CDS encoding NAD-dependent epimerase/dehydratase family protein, which codes for MKMLELNNKRIVVTGGAGFLGRQVIDQLCAAGAQREKITVPRSRDQDLRDWQNCQKVAADQDIIIHLAAHVGGIGLNREKPAELFYDNLMMGAQLIHAAYQANVEKFVCVGTICAYPKFTPVPFHEDDLWHGYPEETNAPYGIAKKALLVQLQAYRQQYGWNGIYLLPVNLYGPEDNFNPESSHVIPALIRKVHEAQQKGEKTLPVWGDGSPTREFLYSTDAAHGIVMATQYYDDPDPVNLGTNQEVAIKDLVELICELMDFQGEIIWQTDKPNGQPRRCLDTQRAKERFGFTAQTEFKQGLKNTIDWYRKNAP